From the genome of Schaalia odontolytica:
GACTCTCACATCGAAACCCCCGAGGAAATTGGCCGCATCTTCGACGCCACGGACCCGACCTACGTCAACCTCTGCCTCGACTCCGGACACGTCGTCTACGGTGGCGGCGACCCGATCGAGCTGTGCCGCAAGTACCCCGAGCGCATCACCTACGTCCACATCAAGGCCTTCGACGAGGACATCACCCGCGAGGCGCACGAGAAGGACTGGCCCTTTGGTGAGGCCGTCACCAAGGGTGCCTCCGTCTGCCCGCCCAAGGGCCTGCCCGAGATGCACGCCTTCGTCGACGCGCTCGCGGACCTGAATAAGGACATCTACTGCATCTGTGAGCAGGACTGCTACCCCTGTGAGCCGTCCTTCCCCAAGCAAAACGCCATCAACATGCGCAAGTACCTGGCCGAGTGCGGCCTGGGCCTGGCCTGAGACACGCTCGACGCATCGTAAGGAGAGAAAGCAATGACTGTTCGTATTGGCCTCATCGGCGCCGGCGGCATGGGCCGCGCCCACGTGGAACGCATCGAGAAGGAACTGGCAGGCGGTAAGGTTGTGGCCGTCGCCGACCTCAACCTGGAGGGCGCGAAGGCCGTTGCCGAGCCCCTGGGCGCAACCGCCTACGGCAGCGGCGCCGAGCTGATCGCAGACCCGAATGTCGACGCGGTCCTCATCGCCACCTTCGGCAAGGTCCACGCCCCCGACGTCATCGCCGCCGTCAAGGCCGGCAAGTACGTGCTGTGCGAGAAGCCCCTGGCTACCACCGCCGAAGACTGCATCGCCATCATGGAAGTGGAGCAGGAAGCCGGCAAGAAGCTCGTGACCGTCGGCTTCATGCGCCGCTTCGACAAGGGCTACCAGGAGATGCGCGCTCTGCGCGAATCCGGAGAGCTCGGCTACGCCACCCTCGTGCACTGCCGCCACCGCAACCCCACGGTTCCCGAGGGCTACACGACCCGCAACATGATCGACGACACGGCGATCCACGAGATCGACGCGTGCCGCTACCTGCTGGGCGAAGAGATCGTCTCGGTGCGCATCGACACCCCGCGCGCCACCTCCCGCCGCTTCGAGCACCTGCAGGATCCGCTGGTCCTCGTCGCCAAGACCGAGTCCGGCGTCCTCATCGACGACGAGGTCAACGTCAACATCCAGTTCGGCTACTCGATCGAATGCGAGCTCGTCCTCGAGGCGGGCACGATCCGCCTCGGCGACCAGGAGCACACCTACGTGCGCGACTCCCTGGGTAACCGAAACGCGATCTGCTCCAGCCACATCGACCGCTTCCACGACGCTTTCAACGCGGAAGTGCAGCAGTGGATCCGCGCCGTCGAGCGCGACGAACACACCGGATCCGACTCGTGGGACGGCTACGCCGCCACCGCAGTCGTCGACGCAGCCATCGCCTCCCTCGAGGATGGCGGCCGCGAATACCCGGTGACCCTCATCGAGCGCCCGTCCCTGTACGAGCGCTGACAAAACTCGAGGTCGGGGCTGGCCCGATCGGATGCGGATACCCAGCCCCGGCCTCGTCCCACGAACCTAGAAAGGAAGACATCATGGTGGATATCGCCCTTGACCCGAACATGTACTACCCGACGCACAGCCCGACGCAGGTGCTGTACAAGGCGGCGGAACTCGGTTACGAATTCATCGAGATGTCGCCCCTGGCCCCCGTGCACTTCTGGCACCACTACCCGAAGGCCGACGACGCCCTCATCGTGGACCTGAACCGCGCCCAGCGCGACTCCGGCGTGCGTATCCGCACCCTGAACCCCGTGTTCAACTGGTCTTCCACCGACGAGGCCGAGCGCAACGCCCAGGTGCGTAACTGGCGCCGCCTCCTCGAAATCGCCGACCAGCTCGACGTGCGTGAGATTACCTCGGAGTTCTCGGGAGACCGCAACACTCCGCGCCAGTGCGAAGCCCAGTGGTACCGCTCCATCGAAGAACTCACCCCCGACTTCGAGCGCTACGGCATCCGCCTCAACATGGAGGCGCACCCCTATGACTTCATCGAAACCCACGACGAGGCCATGCTCCTCGTGCGCGGAGCCAACAAGGACTGGATCGGATACGAATACTGCTGCCCGCACACGTACCACCTGTCCAAGGGGGCCGGAGACGTGGAGCGCATGATCCGCGACGCCGCTGACGCCGGCAAGCTGCGCGAGGTCCACATCGCCGACGTCTTCAACCATGCCGCGAACGATGGCAACCGCTACATCGTCAACCCGCCCGGTGCCGACGTCACCGTCCACCAGCACAACGAAATCGGTTTCGGTGAGGTGCCGTGGGAGACGGTCTTCTCGACCCTGCGCGACATCAACTTCGACGGCGTCCTGTCCGTGTGCGTCTTCGGATGGCACGAGCGCGCGGATGAGATCAACAAGAAGGTCCTCGCGCGACTGCAGGCCGAACTGGGCTGATCACCCTTTTACTTAGAAAGCTCCAACGACGAAGCAATAGGAGAACCACATGTCACACGGTCCAACGATTGACGAATACACGCCCGATAAGGTGCGCGAGCTCGTCGAGACGACCCCTGCCTCCGGCAAGAAGCGCTCCCTGGGCGCGATCGCTGCCGTCGCCACGCTGGGTTCGCTCCTCTTCGGCTACGACACCGGCGTAATCGCTGGTGCCCTGCCCTACATGTACATGCCGGGTCACGCCGGTGGCCTTCAGATGACCACCTTCGAAGAAGGCTGGGTCGGCGGCCTGCTGTGCATCGGCGCCGCCGCCGGCGCGTTCTTCGGCGGTCGCCTGTCCGACCGATACGGGCGTCGCCACAACATCACGCTGCTGGCCATCGTCTTCCTGTTCGGCGCCATCGGATGTGCGATCGCCCCGAACATCTGGGTTCTCTACCTGGCGCGCATCATCCTTGGCTTCGCCGTCGGTGGAGCCTCCGCGACGGTTCCCGTCTTCCTCGGCGAAACAGCGCCCAAGCGACTGCGCGGCGTCCTCGTCGCGACCGACCAGATGATGATCGTTTTCGGCCAGTTCCTGGCCTTCTCCATGAACGCCGTCATCGCCCGCCTGCAGAGTGGCCCCACCGTGCACCTGACCGGCGACGCCGTGGATGCCTCCGGTCACGTGCTCGGACAGGCCGGAACCTCCGTCGCATGGGAAACCGTCCAGGCCGCCGTCAACATCGCC
Proteins encoded in this window:
- a CDS encoding Gfo/Idh/MocA family protein, producing MTVRIGLIGAGGMGRAHVERIEKELAGGKVVAVADLNLEGAKAVAEPLGATAYGSGAELIADPNVDAVLIATFGKVHAPDVIAAVKAGKYVLCEKPLATTAEDCIAIMEVEQEAGKKLVTVGFMRRFDKGYQEMRALRESGELGYATLVHCRHRNPTVPEGYTTRNMIDDTAIHEIDACRYLLGEEIVSVRIDTPRATSRRFEHLQDPLVLVAKTESGVLIDDEVNVNIQFGYSIECELVLEAGTIRLGDQEHTYVRDSLGNRNAICSSHIDRFHDAFNAEVQQWIRAVERDEHTGSDSWDGYAATAVVDAAIASLEDGGREYPVTLIERPSLYER
- a CDS encoding sugar phosphate isomerase/epimerase family protein, producing MVDIALDPNMYYPTHSPTQVLYKAAELGYEFIEMSPLAPVHFWHHYPKADDALIVDLNRAQRDSGVRIRTLNPVFNWSSTDEAERNAQVRNWRRLLEIADQLDVREITSEFSGDRNTPRQCEAQWYRSIEELTPDFERYGIRLNMEAHPYDFIETHDEAMLLVRGANKDWIGYEYCCPHTYHLSKGAGDVERMIRDAADAGKLREVHIADVFNHAANDGNRYIVNPPGADVTVHQHNEIGFGEVPWETVFSTLRDINFDGVLSVCVFGWHERADEINKKVLARLQAELG